From Triplophysa dalaica isolate WHDGS20190420 chromosome 24, ASM1584641v1, whole genome shotgun sequence:
GCAGAGTTCTTTAATTCTTgctttttaagtattttttaattatctaAGTTAAAGCCACTTATTATGTTTAGCTCAGCAAAGTGTAATCGaattaaaacaagaaatgcCACTTTTTCTCAGTGTATGTActtgttttattcattatatatatataaaacagaaCTTGCATATGCGACTATTTCTTGCGAAAATTATCTATTTAACTGTTTTGCTTATTCTTTGTAGTAAAAGGACATAacttactgtttactgacagcaactgtgtgttcagactgcCAGTTACTGTGTCGCTAGTCTCTTGCTACAAGGTCGCTCGAAGGcgttcctagctttggttgctctAGTAACATTTAGAAACAAACCGTGCAGTAACTTTCTGACGGATAACGTGAGCTCCGacaattttaaagataaaagttGTCTCTGCTGGATTCTGTAAAACCGTTAGAGAAGTAAAACACTTAAGTgatatttgtaaaacacaaaatataatcgTACATTATAAATAGTGTGATTTAGCAACGTAATCAATGAGActcataatttcattttttcctaATATTTCAAAGTGAACGAACGATGTTCTAAACATGTGCATTTAATTTAGACTACTTTAAATTATATCACATTGGCAACATtattaaacaaaccaaaacgATTGCTTGACGAGCGTGAGTTTGAACAATTCAttgatcttttttctttaacCCTAACCGTCGATAATTAGTAAAAGTAGTAATTAAGAGGTAttgaaatagtttgttttataataaaaaagttgcCACACCTAATACGGCATACAGCAACCAAATAGCGGTCTAAGTATTTCTTCCTTATGTCTATGGTTGAGCTGCCAATCCAGCACCTCAAAGATTACGTATTTTTGTAGGTTTATCCCCGAAGTAAGTGACCAAAAACGTGTGCATTTTTCATATAGGCTTTTGGAGGATCGCACATAATAAGATCTGTAATTATCAAATGTTTATGGTGTTTAAAGTTGTCAATCAAGATAATCTTAACAAATCAAAAAAACGTTTGTTACCTTTGACGccgaaatacaatcggcagaaaTTAAACGCTAACAAGATGCTATAAACAGAATTCTATTTCAGCGTCACCAGGctccgacaactctttcaaactttattaaaaatgtgtgccCTGGTAAGTATACTATTCCCAGAATCAACCCACATCTAGGTTTTATGTAAGATATATCTGTATGTTGCAGTATTTGTGAGGTGTACGTGCGATGACGTCTATCGTCCCCGCCAAAGTAGTCGCTTTttgcaacttgttagcaaccgccgtATTTAAGATACgataaggctttaaaaaaacacaagccgGATATAATTggtgttttatgtcataaaaTAAAACGTGAATATATATGTaggttttgttaaccacagaccttatttcaggcgattatccaaaaaaacattaaaaaaagccacagactttggagcgatggaaccggaagtcctaaaatgcttACGCACTTCTGGGGTTTGAATACAAAAATGagtcatctctgaggtactcaATAGTGACCTTGAGCTGAGCAGTAATGAACGGCTGAACTTATGACTTAACGGTAAAAACACCCTGCACTACCTTATCTTGGACACACTATGGCAGCCATTCACTGTATTAGTGAGCGTATACGTGTCTGACGCATGCATGTTTTGAACGCTTCGGAAAGTTGCCAAGCAACTCCAGTATGtcctaattaatattcataagaTAAGGTCTGTAAACTTGCAACCCTGGCAACAAGTACTTACCATTATTCATGAGGTTCCCCAAAGTCGCTAGCTGTAATTCCTAATCGCATAACATTCAGAAATCTATTTGACTTTGAAACTTGACCGCTTcctttgctttaaaaataattttgctttaaaCGTATACATaaagaaacaatacaaacaaactggtttatttaaataacaaggCAAGCATAAAACAAGGGCATCGCGTAAACGTCATGCGTAATCTTGAACCATGTGAATAGTTTATCATTCAATACCCTGAGAGCTTTAATCAAACGTGCATAACTcgcaataaaatatattttggtatttagaaatatacaaaaaatatgtagTGCATCCGTATTTCTTAAAATTGAATGTCCTCCCTACATTATAATTCCCGCTTTTACGttgaatgtaaacacaaacaaacgtgTGGTATTTGAAtctaaaaatactttaaatggcTAAATTTATGCCACTTTGGTGTTTTGATGTTTCAGTCTTCTTCTGACGGTTGCCCCAAAACTGGTGGACTCGCGCGCTCTGAACCTCTCCATCCCTCCATCCTCATCTAGCGACCGCGCGCTGCAGCTCGGCGTGGGCACTTTAATCGTGTTTCCAAACTTTGAATAGTCCACAGCATACATCCCATCCTCTTCTGACACCGCGGGCGAAAACCTCTGCCCCCATAATATCTCTTCGGACAGGTAAGATGTCCGCGCTTGGGTGGTGATACCGGTGGTCTCCACAACCCCTTCTAGTATGACGATCACCTCGATGTCTTTCTGCAGCAGATCGTCAGCAGAGAGATCATACAAAGGGCTGTTTTTATCTATAGTGTGACTAATGATGAGAGGGGACACTAGGAAGATGCTGTTGGTGCCCACCGGGTTGTCCATCTGGATGTCTATCTGATCCAGCGGCACCAGCTCGCCTTCATTGGTGACTGTCTTCGTCACCACTTGCATGTGGACGGTTGCGCTTATGATCATACTTTTCCTCAGGTCACCGAGGCGAAACATAAAGCACAGCTTGTTGTTGCGGACTGTTATAACAGCGTGTTTGCTGAAGATGAGCGTTTCTGCGCGGCGGTTGGCTTGAGCCGTCTTCATAAAGATGCATCCTAGCATAATGGCATTGATCACCAAACCCACTATGTTTTGTATGATCAATACAATAATGGCCGATAAGCACTCCTCCGTGATCATCCGTACTCCAAAGCCGATGGTCACCTGGACTTCGATCGAGAACAGAAACGCAGAGGAGAACGAGTGGATCTCTGTAACACACGGCACAAAGCGCTCAGGTTTCGCATCCAGGTCTCCGTGCGCGAAGGCGATGAGCCACCAGATCATCCCGAACAGAAGCCAACTGCACAAGAAGGacatggtaaatataaataaggtATGAATCCATTTCAGATCCACCAGCGTGGTGAAAACGTCCTGCAGAAACCGGCCCTGCTCGCGTATGTTCGTGTGCGCAACGTTGCATCTTCCGTTCTTTGCGACGAATCGCGCTTTCCGCTGTTTCGTTTTGAATTTCGGTTGTTGTAACACATCTTCCGCCAATCGAGTCAACAAATAATCCTCGGGAACGAGTCCTTTTCTGGACAACATCGTTGGTCCATACTATGGTCTCATTACATTAGTCCTAAAGTCCACTATCGTCTTCGTCCTTGCGGTGCGCAGCGCAGTTGCTGTGAGGTCCCGTGGGAGGATGCCACTTTTAGTTCTCCGGCTGCCGTTGCCAGTCAATTGCAACCGGATATATTCTCGCTCATCCTTAGATGTGACTTGGGTTCAGTACAGGGCATGCGAATTTTAAAGAGACATTACTGGATTATAATGTACttagttcaacccaaaatgtaCCTGATTTATCCTCATTCTATCTCAGATATGCCTCCCTTTCTCGAGttgaatacaaacaaataagTATAATACTAAttgattataaaacataaaatcaaaatatcaaatatttttatgaacatcattttatattgaaatatcttatttttttaaggaactATGATTAAAAGAACTACTTTAAACAAATCCAGATTACTCCAATGGTGTATAAATGTGTTCTATAGCAGAAGAAACAAGCAAAGTAATGTGTGAGAAACAATTAAAATTTCATTGGTTTTTAGTGTGACTCATGAGACAGGCAAGAACCTGTAaggtatcattttttttttcacagtcgcctattgttttgtttcagaagacatttattaaccaACTGTGTATATGGTTACTTCTATGATGGATGAATGTACTGCTTAGAGCTCAAGATATCGATTAAGGCATTAATAATTATGGCATTTTAACATCTTATAGTATTCAGGTCTGTGcgatgattttttatgtttaccaAAATTAtgaaatcttttttcttttaattaatattttgacatcctatattttaatataacaataatattacaACCGATATTTTACAGCCTTATATATTTTCAAGATAAACATGTTCATCAAATTCCTATACTTTCCAAATAGTTTAGTTACTTTCCTAATAGTTTAAGATGAATTATAGCACGTCACACTGTTAATCACTGATTTCACTGCATAACAAATACACTTGAAAGAATCACAAAGAGAACTCtgattattacttttttattaataaatgataaacgttttatgtacaaatatgataatgatgatagcagtaataaatatttattcctTCATACAATTGCACTTTCAACAGTTGGCTCCTCTGGCTCATTTGTCCGCTAGCACGAATGAAGCGAACACGCTGTCCTCTTGATTGAGGAGAACCTCGGGTTTGTCATACTCCAGAATGACGCCCCTCTTCATCACAATCACCTGGTCTGCATTCAGGATGGTGTGTACGCGATGCTACAGAAGATCGAACACAATGATGCGTTAAATGATAGGAGACCTTGCTGAATCCATAGTATCATTTATAAGCATTATGTGGTCTTTCTGCTGATGAGAGTTTCAAGTACATTTAGACTTTAGTAGCAGTCTAGTAGAGATGACTTACCGCTATAGTGACCACAGTCCTGTCGGAAAAGGCAGTCATTACAACTTTTTGAAGAATGCTCTCCTGTAAAAAGAGAATTTATTAATTTCGTCAAACTGACCACGACTGTCCTTTGCTCTATTAAACTCAAGCGGTGCACAGAGGCACGGTTCATTTCCAAGACAATTGAAGGCAGAGGGGGATTCATTGTGTCAGCCTCTTCAGAAGAGAAGATTGCTTGAGAACATTGTGAAGTGAATCGAGGTATTGGCCTCTGGGGATGTTCCTTTGATCTTTCCTATTCAATATCGCACATCtaagcaaacacacacgcaccgTAGCCATGTCTATAGACGCAGTGGCCTCGTCCATGATCAGAATACTGCTCTTCCGCACAAATGCCCGCGCCAGGCAGAACAGCTGACGCTGCCCCTGGCTAAAGTTCTCCCCGCCTTCAGTTATTATTGCATCTGAAATAcaagaacaaaatgtttaaaaatgcatcataTCAGTGGTTCAGCATAATCTAGTAAAGTTTACGgcaaattatttttcttatgtCTGAACGGATGGTGTTGTGTCATGAGGTCATAAGATCATTCCGTGAGTTGTATGCACATTTTATGCTTAAAGGAACTGAACCATGTTAAGACATTAAATCtgtcaattatttaaaaaacataatccTTTACCTGGTGGTTTTTGCTAGTGCAAATGTGATAAACAAAATACTAgagtggttgccagggtgttgctatacAGTTGCTAGGGCATTAGATGCTTGAATCTTCTATGAGATCTGACGCATCATATCACTTAGAAAAGTAATAGCAAACCTCAGTaaagtatataaaatgttttgtgaatctgaTAAGTCTTACCAAGTCCTCCAGTTAGAGTTTTGACCACAGGTTTGAGTTGTGCGATTTCTAACGCTTCCCACAGCATACTGTCTGTAGCTTTCATTTCTGGGTCGAGATtaaaactgaagaaagaaattaaatattaacaattcTCTTCAGAGTGACCAAAAAAGCCCTGGAGTGCAATATTCAGGGTTTCTGCATGTTTTGAAATGGTAAATGTATGACTAAAGACCTTGATATCGATGTTTAATGGATCAATGCTGgtattacagtacagtaaacCAAAAGCAGTGATTAATAATGAATGCTTGTTGATGTTAGTCTTGAATTTAGGATTTAGAGGGTGAATTCAATGGTAAATCATCATGTAAATGCAAATCAAGCTTTAAAAGTTTAAGAATAtagttttttaattgtaaatgcAATATAAGCATATGAGTTAATGTGtcaaaatatgacagaaatcaCTCATTCAGTATTCATTTCAAATCCAAACGGACTAGAGAGATTTACCGAATGGTTCCGCTGAATAAAAAGGGATCTTGGAGAATAATAGAGAAGCGAGATCTCAGCGTCTGAAGTGGCAGTTTTGCTATATCGATGTCATCAATGATTATTTGCCCTGAAGGAGAACAgatattcaaaaatatatataaaaactctGATGAAATGATTGTTATATCATCATTAGTCCGAGCTGGATGGAAAAGCAATGAGTTTTACCCTCAAATGTATCCACCATCCGGAAGAAAGCTAATGAGAAAGATGACTTTCCACTTCCTGTTCTACCACAGATTCCAACCTACAGATCacaaaacaatgatttttaaTTCACAGGCAACTCATCCAATCGATTTGTTCTGTTTGGATCATTTTCAGTGACATCATTTtactaatatatataattagctttcctgtagctcagtggtaaaagcattgcgttaacatcgcaaggttgtgggttcgatcccaggggattacaaatacctatgtaaaaatgtataggataaagcaatgtaagtcgctttggataaaagcgtctgccaaatgcctaaatgtaaatgtaaatataatccCTGACATGTCAACTAAATATAGTTTTTATCATTACAGCTTTCTTGCTACAgtataattgtataattttttatttgtagatgctctgttgaccaatcagaatccaagacattaaccatatgacttaaaccATAAACTGTATATTGTGGTTAATATCTAATAATCAGTCAGaaacacaataatatttttagacacattGTTTCGATACAGgatttgtaaat
This genomic window contains:
- the kcnj11 gene encoding ATP-sensitive inward rectifier potassium channel 11, with amino-acid sequence MLSRKGLVPEDYLLTRLAEDVLQQPKFKTKQRKARFVAKNGRCNVAHTNIREQGRFLQDVFTTLVDLKWIHTLFIFTMSFLCSWLLFGMIWWLIAFAHGDLDAKPERFVPCVTEIHSFSSAFLFSIEVQVTIGFGVRMITEECLSAIIVLIIQNIVGLVINAIMLGCIFMKTAQANRRAETLIFSKHAVITVRNNKLCFMFRLGDLRKSMIISATVHMQVVTKTVTNEGELVPLDQIDIQMDNPVGTNSIFLVSPLIISHTIDKNSPLYDLSADDLLQKDIEVIVILEGVVETTGITTQARTSYLSEEILWGQRFSPAVSEEDGMYAVDYSKFGNTIKVPTPSCSARSLDEDGGMERFRARESTSFGATVRRRLKHQNTKVA